The following is a genomic window from Amycolatopsis sp. BJA-103.
GATCCGCTCGGCTGTCCTGGGTGAGCGCGGCGATCCGGCGGGCGGTGTCGCGCAGGCTCTGCTCCGCGAGATCGGTGCCGTCGAGCAGGACGGCGCCGCCGGACGGCGTCAGCGCCCGGTAGACACAGCGCAACGCCGTCGACTTACCGCTTCCGTTGGGACCGAGGAGGCCGAGGACCTCGCCCGCGCCGACGTCCAGCCGCAGCTCGCGGATCAGCGTCGATCCGGCGACCTCGACGGAAAGGTCCTTCAGGGACAACATCAGCGGCCCCCGAACGCGTAACCGCGGCGCCGCATCACCACGAGGAAGACCGGGACGCCGATCAGCGCGGTGATCACGCCGAGCGGCAGTTCCTCGGGCGCGACGAGGGTGCGGGCGAGCAGGTCGACCCACACCAGGAAGACCGCGCCCACCAGCGGCGCGAGCGCCAGCACACGGCGATGTCCCGAACCGGCGACCATCCGCACCACGTGCGGCAGGACGAGCCCGACGAACCCGATCGAGCCGCTCACCGCCACCAGCAGGCCGGTGACGACCGCGGTGAGCAGGAAGAGCCAGCGGCGCAACACGGCCGCGTCGGTGCCGAGGCTCATCGCGGTTTCGTCGCCCATGGACAGGACGTCGAGCGCGGTGCCGTAGCGCAGCAGGACCACGATCGCGACGGCCACTCCGAGCGCGGCCAGCGGCAGTGATGCCCAGGTCGCCGCGCCGAGGCTGCCGAGCAGCCAGAACAGCACGGTCTGCGCGGCCTGGCCGTTCGGCGAGAGGTAGACGAGCACGCTCATCACGGCCTGGAAGGCGTAGGTGAGCGCGACCCCGGTGAGCACCAGGCGCAACGGCGTCAGGCCGAATTTGCTGCGGGCGGCCAGATAGACGAGCGCCGTCGCGCCCAGCGCCCCGAGGAAGGCGGCGGTCGACAACGCCAGCACGCCGAGCCCGGCGAACAGGCCGAACACCACGACGGCGGCGGCGCCGACCGAGGCGCCCGAGGAGATCCCGAGGACGAACGGATCGGCGAGGGCGTTGCGGACCAGGGCCTGTACCGCGACCCCGACCACCGCGAGTCCCGCGCCGACCACGGCCGCGAGCAGCACGCGCGGGGTGCGGACCTGCCAGACGATCGAGTACCCGGTGACCTCGTCGCCGGTGATGGTCCCGCCGGTGATCGCCTTTCCCAGGTAACGCAGGACATCCGGGAGGGCGACCGTGGTCGGGCCGAGCGCGATGCCCGCGATCAGCGAGATCAGGAGTGCCGCCGACAGCAGGATCACCGGTCCGGTGAGCCGCAGCGGGCGGGCGGTTCCTTCGTCGGGCTCCGCGAACAGGCGGAGCGTTTCAGCCGGCACGTTCACCACGCACGATCAGGCGGCGCGCGTGGTTGTCGTAAGGCGAGCCGTCGAAATCGCCGAAGCACTCGACGTCCGTGAACCCCGCCGTCTCGAACAGCGCCTTCAGTTCCGCCGCGCTGTACAGGAAGGACAGGATCGACGCCTGCTTCGCTTCACCACCGCGGACCAGGGTCCAGTCGGTCTTGAGCCGGGACCAGTCGTCGAGGATGGTGTCGCGCATGAACACCGTGCCGCCGTCGATGTCGACCGCCTTCGGGCGGCCGACCCAGCCGGCCAGCACCTCCTTGCCGAGCACGTCGATCAGCAGCCTGCCACCGGGCGCGAGGCTGGCGTGGGCGTTGCGCAGCACGGTGAGGTTGTCGCCGGGCTCGGTGAAGTAGCCGAACGACGTGTACATGTTGACGATCAGGTCGTACGCGCCGGGCTCGACGTACTCGAGCATGTCGGCCTGGATCAGTTTCGCGGCGACACCCGCGTTTTCGCAGGCCTCGCGCGCGCGTTCGAGCATGGCCGGGCTGAGGTCGACGCCGGTCACGTCGGCGCCTTTCCTGGCCAGCGGCACGACGTGGATCGCCGGGCCGCAGGCCAGGTCCAGCACCTTCGTCTCTTCGGTGACCGCGAGCAGCGGCGACGTGGCCGTCAAGCGTTCGGCCTCTTCGGACCGGCTGGGCGGGAACATCACGTCCGCGAAGCCGACCCACAGGTCGTCGTCCTCGTACCAGTGCATCTCTCTCCGCTCGCCGGGCCGCACGATTCAGCCCCACAAGTCGTCGGGAAGCCGTCCCTGGTTCCCGGCTTTCCCAGCTTTCTCGTGGAGTGATCACGGAGGTACGGATCGGCACGCTTGGTTAAGATGCGAGTGGTCTGGACCGGTCAAGGGGGCGGGATCAGGTCGATGAGGAACAACTGGTCGGGCGCGCCGGAGCAGCGTTCCCGGACGACTTCGGTCCCCGCGGCGGTGTCCTGGTCACGCAGGCCGAGACACTGGCTGGTCCCGACGGGGCTGATGACGT
Proteins encoded in this region:
- a CDS encoding class I SAM-dependent methyltransferase; this encodes MHWYEDDDLWVGFADVMFPPSRSEEAERLTATSPLLAVTEETKVLDLACGPAIHVVPLARKGADVTGVDLSPAMLERAREACENAGVAAKLIQADMLEYVEPGAYDLIVNMYTSFGYFTEPGDNLTVLRNAHASLAPGGRLLIDVLGKEVLAGWVGRPKAVDIDGGTVFMRDTILDDWSRLKTDWTLVRGGEAKQASILSFLYSAAELKALFETAGFTDVECFGDFDGSPYDNHARRLIVRGERAG
- a CDS encoding FecCD family ABC transporter permease produces the protein MVNVPAETLRLFAEPDEGTARPLRLTGPVILLSAALLISLIAGIALGPTTVALPDVLRYLGKAITGGTITGDEVTGYSIVWQVRTPRVLLAAVVGAGLAVVGVAVQALVRNALADPFVLGISSGASVGAAAVVVFGLFAGLGVLALSTAAFLGALGATALVYLAARSKFGLTPLRLVLTGVALTYAFQAVMSVLVYLSPNGQAAQTVLFWLLGSLGAATWASLPLAALGVAVAIVVLLRYGTALDVLSMGDETAMSLGTDAAVLRRWLFLLTAVVTGLLVAVSGSIGFVGLVLPHVVRMVAGSGHRRVLALAPLVGAVFLVWVDLLARTLVAPEELPLGVITALIGVPVFLVVMRRRGYAFGGR